A single window of Dermacentor albipictus isolate Rhodes 1998 colony chromosome 1, USDA_Dalb.pri_finalv2, whole genome shotgun sequence DNA harbors:
- the LOC135902876 gene encoding uncharacterized protein, whose protein sequence is MSGTTRLLALCLLSSAVRGAPKPQPTALEGLVAARDVLSTLETTTLQNVGLQDRTFRVGLGAFSGEATLSNGTLRSVSGVRAVNLTPADGAESSVVRADLPLSKMVIHYNANVTFNSRSELAGMDVEVDSLELVVELSHEGKGQLELQSVEARDMAEMRVRFSGLRVFQAQSDLLSLLFRGAFRFDIEDEVVAIFEDILRELVDTHNVNNL, encoded by the coding sequence ATGAGCGGCACGACCAGGCTGCTCGCACTGTGCCTCCTGTCGAGCGCCGTGCGCGGCGCGCCCAAGCCGCAGCCGACAGCCCTGGAAGGCCTGGTCGCTGCGCGGGACGTGCTGTCCACCCTCGAGACGACGACGCTGCAGAATGTGGGACTCCAAGACCGCACATTCCGCGTCGGCCTCGGCGCGTTCAGTGGCGAAGCCACTCTCTCCAACGGCACTCTGCGCAGTGTCTCCGGTGTGCGGGCCGTCAACCTGACGCCAGCCGATGGCGCCGAGTCTTCGGTCGTCCGTGCCGACTTGCCCCTGAGCAAGATGGTCATTCACTACAACGCCAACGTTACGTTCAACTCGCGCAGCGAACTGGCCGGAATGGACGTCGAGGTCGACTCCCTCGAGCTCGTCGTCGAGCTGAGCCACGAGGGCAAGGGCCAGCTGGAGCTGCAGTCCGTCGAGGCCCGCGACATGGCCGAGATGCGTGTGCGGTTCAGCGGACTCCGCGTGTTCCAGGCACAGAGCGACCTGCTTTCGTTGCTCTTCCGCGGTGCGTTTCGCTTCGACATCGAGGACGAGGTGGTGGCCATCTTCGAGGACATTTTGCGCGAGCTCGTCGACACCCATAACGTCAACAACCTGTGA